caagattgtgtggaggaaacagacctggggatATTGGCTtggctgaacgtgagccagcagtgtgcccaggtggccaagaaggccaatggcatccttgcttgtatcagaaatagtgttgccagcaggagcagggaagtaattgtccctctgtactcagcactggtgaggctcTACCCagagtactgcgttcagttttgggcccctcattacaagaaagacattgaggccctggagtgtgtccagagaagggcaacaaagttGATGAGgcatctggagcacaggccttatgaggagtggctgagggaactgggattgttcagtctggagaagaggaggctcaggggagaccttatcgctccctataactacctgaagggaggctgtagtgagctgggggttgacttcttctcccatgtaactagtaaCAGGACttgaggaaatggcctcaagttgcaccagagattcaggttggatgttaggaaataataattctctgacagagtggtcaggcactagaatgggctgcctagggaggtggtggagtcactgtccctggaggtgtccaagaaacatttagatgttgtaccgagggacatgatttagtgggaaatattggtcataggtggacagttggactggatgatcttgtaggtcttttccaaccttggtgattttatgattctatgaattaaaccgtattttgcttttcaaagaaatcaaTATACTTGAGTATCTGAGCATGTGTTTGAACATCTGATTTCAAGATCCACAAAGCTAGAGAACGTCTCTTATTTAGACACTTAGATATAGATACTTTAACCTCATGTTCTCTATAACAACTATCTGGGAGAGTTTTTGACCTCCTGTACTTCGTGGCAGAGTGCAAGATAACCTGAGTCATAATTTAATGGGTACAACTGAACAACTGGGAATGTCCCTACAATCAACATGGCAGGAGATGAATACCAACAAGAGAGGTCAGGGTTCAGGTATTACGCAGGGCTGGTGAAAGAACATCCAGCATGGGGACAGCTTTGTCCCAGGTTTAGACCAAGAGGACATACTGTGTTAGGTTAAATATCTCCATATCAGGGATGAACAAATTCTCCATTATATACCCTCTTAGGCATGAGCACTGTGCTGGAGTCATTCAGGCTCACAGGGACCAACTGTCTCTGACCAACACAAGCAACATGACCCATAAGCACTCAGCATCATTCAGCCTGGATTTCAGTAGTGCAATGCAGTGTGAAGAGAATCATGGTTTACTTTGTGTCCTTCCATTTTTAGCAATAAAGCTGAGGAAATGAAATGGTGAATACCAAGGAAGAGTCCACTTATCAAATCAGAGGaggaagttattttctttttttctcatcttcttaGTTTACCGTCAACAGAGGGGacaaaataagagaaattagtcatatgcttaaaaaaaaaaattctaaagaaaaccacaaagccTAGGAGCCCTTTGAAATACAGTGGCTGTATTTTAACCCTACAGAGACAGAATATATGTGACTACTGGAGAGATATACAGTGACAGGAAGCATACCCATTAGGTGGTAGCGCTCTGAGGTCagtttatgttcttttttttttttttttcctgaagacatTTGCAAGTTAGAGCAGTTAGTCTGGGGACCATGTAGTGTACCCATGAATGCTGCACCACCTCAGACATGCCTGTCTGCAGCTCACATGCGTGCACAGTCTTGGCTGGCGTGCTTGGTTGTCTCCACTCTGAACCATCGTTGTAGCTTCACCCATTGCTCcatgctggggagctgcagagcagccacctCCACGCTCATTTTTTGTGAGCCAGGCAACCAGGAGCGGGCTGTCAGGGCAATGCTAGGGCTGAATGCTTGCTCTCagtcagaaaagcagaagtaaagaCTTCCAGTTTTGGCTCTGCCACTGTTTTGGTCTGGCCGTGCACATGTAGAGAAGTGGCTACTGCCCTTGTCCACAGCACTAAGACAAGGGGGCtagaggaaggaggagagctgAGGGCTGCAGTGAGCTCTCGCAATGGCATCCACGTGAGGTATTTTTCACCTACAGTACCAGAATGGGACCTCAGCAGATGTAGTGTTATCACAAAAACATAAAGGTTTTGGTTACCAGAGCATTGACAGAAGTTGTCTTGTGTCATCTGGTTGCAGGAAAACCTGAAGTAACAATGCAGTTATTGTTCAAGCAGATCTCCTGCATCGCTGACAGCTATCCAGCCTCATCCTGGGTTTGGAGGAACTGTCCTGACCTGAACTCATCCATGTAAATGGTCTTCTCTCTTTTTGATTCATTGCAAAGAATGTATCTGAGCCATCCTTtattaaatgaggaaaatgggATATTGTGGCCCACTCCAGGGGAATTACAATCACCGAAACTAGAGagagttttcagtatttttgttggCATTGAATAAAATCTGTGTAGATGTGATGTGTATCCCAGGTTCTTCACACTGTGAAGATGTGTATCCCAGGTTCTTCACACTGAAATATgtccccccacctccccagaCACATATCTACAGTCAAAGTTGGGGGACATTCAGGAATGTGCTAGCTAGTATGGGTTTGATTAATTGGTTAAGCTTTGATTAATACAGCTGTTGCAATGACCTGAAGCCACTAAAGTCAGTGAGAGTGTTTCCAGTAAAGTCAGTGAGAGTGTTTCCATTTCCTCTATTTATTCAGGGCAGTGAGTCAGGCCCTAAAATTTCATGAGAAGCTGAGACAGCATTGAGCTCTTTTATGAATTCTGTAGCTTCTATTTTAGATGTGCCAAAAACTAATAATCCCACACTTGTGGAAGAGCACCAGGTTAAATTATATTTTGCAAGATTATGTAGAAAACTCCAAGCATTTCAATTAGATATGAAAAAATTACGTAGATAACTTTCTCATTCATATCTCTACAAAGGCTTCTGAACATCAGTCTGTTTGTGTAGAaattgaagaagaaagaaaacatccagCTAGAGGGTTTCAAATTCTCCTTAAAACagatttctggaaaagaaaatgctgtgtttttttcttttcttgagaaCTTCCACAAGTAGAAATTAATCCTACATGCAGAGCTTTATTTATTAACTCACCTATGAATTTTTTTAGGTGTACAGTAAGTTAAGCAGTAAACTGATGAAtgatagaaaagtaaaaagtgAAGACTGTCTCTGTGTGGGCTTCCTTTCACTCAGGTATAAGGTTCTGTATTTCTACATATCACATCTTAAATAAGCCATTCATGTAGGGTGGATGTTCTTCATTTTAGGCATTGAGTGAGAGAAACTTGTGGCTGAAATCACATCTCTTCAGTGGAGGGAGTCAGAACTTTTGCTCTGGGTTTGTGCTATATTTGTTGTTTTAGTAGCAGCTCGAGTGGCAAGGTAAAGGCACAAGCAGTAGAAATGGAAGGAGAGTGAGTGTGAACCCAGTGTGAGAGTAGAGAGCCCGTTTAATCCCCTGCCCACCCTGCCACGTCTATCACAAATACATGGCACTGGCAACTACTCTGAAACCTCTCTCTagcagtgacaaaaaaaaaaaaaacaactcatatattcttattttcctcccttctaATGCAGATGTAAGCCTTGTTTTGAAACATCCCACCTTCTCCCCTGGGAAAAGAGAATGCGAGCCAAAAATCAGAACTggcttcctttgttttccagctgtacCGAAGAAATCAAGGAAGGGATCCAGAACTTCTTGCCAGAAAGGAGATCTCTGGGGTCATGGATTTCAAGCAGTGTTTTAGATGTAAAGGAGACAGCAGCAATGTTCTCTGTTGAATGCTGTGCAAGCAATTTGGTCGGCTCCAACTGCAAAAAGAGCTTCATTAACCTATCAGGTACCAGAAGTCTGTGTTTTAGCACAGATCTTCTCAACTTAATTAAAGCTGTCATGGTAGAacctgcagcatttttttatCTGTCTAAGTGGCTGGCCTGTAAAAACACTAAGGGGAAAACACAAGCACTGTGTGTATGCAGTGTGGGGAGTGGTGGGTGAAAGGGAGACATATGTCTCTTCTCTAATCCCAAAGCATAGGCCTCCTTCattaaaatgagcagaaatCCCTCAAGAATCAGAAGCGCAGGATGGAATCATGACAATGCTGGaatctgctttttttatttcctcttagTTATCTCCACCTGGAACCTGGAGGCATCAGCTCTGGGAAGAGCTGAAGCCACGCTGGTAGCTGGTGGCAGGTGCTGGCTCTTGCTCCTGTCCTGGAGGAGGCACACGAGGGACGGATCCCTGGTTTGGGATCTGCTGAGCCGTCTCTCTTCTTGTAGGGCCAATGCGAGATTGCTTCCTTGTTGACCAAGAAAATCAACACGATTATTTGCCCATCCACTTCATGTTTGCTACTCCATATACATCCCATAGggcaaaacatttcagttccAGGGAGTGTGCTCTGGCACCTAGGAAATGTTTTGAAGCACCCAGGTATCCTCAGCAAAAAGCTTTCCTTTGTCATGGACAAACAAgctgtttgctgcttttgatCGCAGCTGACATAAGCTATGACCACTGATAGAATGTGATCATTTATGTTGAAAAGGCAGTAGAAATAAGCCTAATCCTTATGCTCTTAGAAACTACCAGAATATGAAGACAGACCTCACGTAGCACTTCCTCACCCAACAGCGCCTTTTTGTATGACCTTGGCTAGGTAAGAAAGTTcctttctgagcagcagaacaATTTGTGAAGCAGGCTTTGTGCAGTCCATCCACTCATGCTGGTTCTTTGGTATCTGAGTACACTGGCTGGGGGAAGGTgcaaggagagaggagggaaaacGAGAAGAGGAATTTCTTACTTCTGCTTACGCTAACAAAGTCCAGTCCATGGAAGATGCCAACACCCTGAGATTTATTGATTCATgtaacatgtttttttaaatgaaagcagatgTCAGAACTACCCAGAGTTGAGCGTCTCCTGCCCAGCTCCTTGCTCTGCTTGTGGCTCCATTgcattcccagcacagaggaagcTCGGATGTGAAATGGCTGAAAACTGTGGAAGCAaccaagctgctgctggctctcctTGTGCCCTAAGGTTTAATCACAATCTCTGGTACAGTGGGTAgtaacatttctcttttaaagttGCAGGAACTGTTTCTTCTCTGCCGGACAATGCTGCACTCTGTGTCTTTGctggatttattttcctattgaTCATTTTTCTGTGCGTACTCATTTGCCATAAATACAAAAAGGTAAAAACAAGCATCAATAcctgctctttcttcttttgttcctaccaagctgtttcttcttctctaagactttttctgcattttttccttccaaagcaaTTTAGATACGAAAGCCAGATGCAAATGATACAGGTGATTGGACCGCTGGATAACGAGTACATCTACATTGACTTCCGTGAATATGAATATGATCTCAAGTGGGAATTTCCCAGAGAAAATCTGGAATTTGGTGAGCAGTCTGCAAGGAAAACCATACTGTTGGAGTGGCAGCCTATGCTGTACCAGCTACAAATAACACTGGTCTATTGTGTCTTGTAGGACAGGTTCTTGGTTCTGGGGCTTTTGGGAAAGTGGTGAATGCTACAGCTTATGGAATTAGCAAGGCGGGAGACTCAGTGCAGGTTGCAGTCAAAATGCTAAAAGGTACAATAAACTCTGGGAGCTTTTGGCAAGCAGTGATACATTCTGTTGATTCCAAAGCAGAAGCAGGCTGGAAGCCCTTTAAATACAGACTTTCAACAGTTAGGCCTCACAAATGCTTGGTTCCAAAACCCTATtataatgcttttaaaagcatgtttctgttttggaagGTGTTGCTGAAGagctttcttcctgcagcatATTGCATTTAGTTCTACACAGCAGAGAAGATCTGTATTGTGTGGGGAAGGATGGAGCTGTTGCATATTCTTTGCCTCCTGTGTCTGAGCAAGCTTGTTTGCAAAGCCTCCAGCAAATCTTCCTGTAACTCATTCCTGAGGGCACAAAAACACTTATTTCCATCCTTTGTTATAGGTCAAGCTTCTTACACTTCTGATTCTCCTTGTTGCTTTGCTCTGGCTATCCTCCCCTCCCATAAAAGCAGTGTCCAGAAGTGAGCACcccaggcagccagcagagctcacATATGGGCCTGGACAGCCAGTGCACCTCCCAGCCCATTGTCCCTTGTTCACATCCTTGCACCTGCTTTGCTTCCTCAGTCTACTTCTTGATTGTTGTCTATATGGGAATACATCTTGATTATTCCTGCTCATGTCTTCAGTTCGCTGAGCTCACAAGGACTGAATGCTTGCTGAAACGCAAACCTAAAAGTATTGCTGAAATACAGGATGGCCTGCTATATGCCATGTAATACTTTTTTAGGATGTCCCCAAATTAACTGTGAATCCAATTCATCTGAAATGAAGATATGAATGTGACAAAGCATCACAaccatttgcatttttaattctttgctgGAGGTTTACAAATCTGTGTAATTACTCTCTCAGAAAAGTCTgacacttcagaaaaagatgCTCTGATGTCTGAGCTGAAAATGATGACTCATATTGGAAGCCATGAAAATATTGTGAACCTGCTAGGAGCTTGCACTATGTCAGGTAACTTGCTCTTGTGGAAAGGTACCAACTAAAGCCATTAGACCAAGGAAGGCTcctgaacagaaaagaaatattaaaaattgatAATTGgcaacagtattttaaaaatccaagcCTTATTTAATCACCTATATTATCGCTAATTAATTAATGAGTGGTTAGTGATATCATTGAGGATATTACTGTCCCAAGTGATATGAGGCCGCTCCAAGCATCCCTGCGCTGTTCATTCTGCTCCTGCAGTCTTGTAATGGCCTCCCTCTGGGgactgaaagtatttttccttcatttgcagATAAATGAAAGGCCATAGGCCGTGATACTCATTCTTACTAACAAGACAATTAGCAGGGGTCACCTTTCATTGGTGAGACCTGTTGCACCTTTATAGCTTGTGCCCCTAACCCCAGTGCTGTTGGTATGGGGAAAGGTCTTTATTCCTTCATCAGGATTTGCAGTCCACCTTGAGAGATGGACCACAGGGGAAAGTCAGTTGCATACACTTTCCAAAGAGACTTTCCACCAATCTATCTGCAGTTCATTTACCTGAGTAGAGGAGATGATTGGGATATTTAATACAGATCAATCCTGGAAGAAGATGGGGCATCCTTAAGGCTGTAATGGGGACACTGCTATAGATAGCAGAAGACATTcagatttcaaatatttcagggCCAATCTACTTGATTTTTGAATACTGTTGCTATGGTGACCTTCTGAACTACTTaaggaacaaaagagaaaaatttcacTGGACGCTGACAGATGTTTTTAAACAGCACAACTTCAGTTTCTACCACAATATCTGTTTGGACCAAAATTCCAGGTAAGACATTCAGCAACAGCTTAATACTTTGCAAAGCTCATTTTAGCTGCATTCTCAGTTCTACTGTGAATGAGCGTAGTTACTGAATTCTTGAGAGTCTGCATACTTTAAAAAGCAAGACCTTGGAAAGAATTGAGATTTGATTCTACTTAAAATGTTCTTATCAGTTATCAAAAGGCtagaaatctctttttctgttttaatttttgagAAAACCTTGACCGTGCTCAGATTTTTATTAATCATAACTGATCATGCTATTTCTCTGTAAAACAGTTTACATTTAGCAGattatgttttctgttgtgtaACCTTGGAAAATCTGTCCCCCTCACCAGGAAGGGAGCACACCTGAAATACGGTGTGAATACGGATCTGTACAGAGAGGATGAACTTAAAGTCACACAAACAAGCCAAAACATAAATATGACCTCTGGATCAAATGGAATTGCGCTCTGTTCTGAGGAAGGTAAAAGATTAGTTGCTGTTATCCCTAGCAATTATGttattattgtatttattaCATTATTGGTCTAGCTTGGCTAGACTCAGCAACAGAGGAGGTCCCGTTCTGTTGTCTCTCTTCCCTCCtgtagaaatgtattttgcCAGAGAAGGATTTAACATTTAAGACCTCAGACTTACATTTCTGGTCATACTATACACAGTATTTGAGtatgaaaatatctttattttgtgtCTGAGCAAAGAAGGTAAAAGATGAATGCTCTTCTTGATGTTGTTCTTGGTAGGAGAGGTGGAAATCCCTGTAACAGTCAATAGAATTAATCAGGGAGTAGGGGACGCTATGGAAAATGTGTGCTTCTGGttatttttacagatgaaaTTAAGTGTGCAAGCAGACAGATGGATGAAGACGAGGATTTTAACGTGCTCACTTTTGAAGACCTTTTATGCTTCTCTTATCAAGTTGCCAAAGGAATGGAGTTTCTCCAGTCCAAATCGGTATGGTGAAAGGTAGCAAACCACTTAGatagaaaagacagcaaaaacaTGTCAGTCTATTAAAAGGCAGACAGAGGAAGAGAGCCACACAGTGGCAGGCTTGAATTAaacctccttccccagctttgtAGCAAAGACTGGCTTGCACTTGTAGGCATGGCCCTGAGTAAGAAGCAGTGGCTACACCACACACTTCTGCCTACCCTGGCACTGTCCTCGGCCAGGAGCAACCAGGGACTGCCCAGCTTGCTCACCCTGCAGAGAGTTTCAGAGGAAGGAGGCGGCAATTCACAGAGCCCTGTGTGAAGCCACGAGCCAGGGGAATTATTTCCCTCTGAAACGAAATGCTACAGAGTGTTAACCCATCCTATCCTTCTAAGTGCATTCACAGAGACCTCGCTGCCCGCAATATACTGGTGACCCATGGAAAAGTCATGAAAATATGTGACTTCGGCCTTGCCAGAGATGTTGTGAGTGACTCCAACTACATCGTCCGAGGCAAAGTGAGTTCATGagtgctctgtgtttttcacGATATTTTAAGAATTATAAGGAACCAAGAAAGGGAAGCCTTACATTTTCGAATTCCCTTTAGCATTACAGATAACTGTATAAACAGTGCAGAAATCTCACTTTCTCTGCCCTTGGGAAGTGCAGATTCTTAGTTTATAATTAGCTAAATTAAGGTATTGATTAAGAGAGAGGTCAAGCTTTTAACTTACCAGACACAAATTGTTTCTAGCTGAGCAGTGAGAGCTACGGCAATGCACCTCGTGAGCCTGTGTCATGGCATGACctgccttcctttccccatCTGCACAGGTTCGCTTACCCGTTAAATGGATGGCTCCTGAAAGCTTATTCGAGGGGACGTACACCATGAAGAGTGATGTTTGGTCTTATGGAATACTGCTGTGGGAAATATTCTCTTTGGGTGAGTTCTGTAATGTGACAAAAGAGCACTGCTTGCCTTTGGCAGCTCATCAGACTCAAGCTGGATCTGCTCTTGTGGACTCCACAGTCCTGAGTGCAGTTTTCCTACCATATTTTTCCAGGTGTAAATCCCTACCCTGGCATTCAAGTTGATGCAAACTTctacaaattaattaaaagtgGATTTAAAATGGACCGACCTTATTATGCTACAAAACATGTgtaagtgttttctttttctttttttttttttttttcctgagttatGCACAGAGTGGGGATTTCTATTTGCTAGGTCACTGTTTATATGAcctcatatttattttacactgtATCCTGTTCAGAAAAGTTGAAGAAGATGAGATCTTCTTCTAACTCTGAAAAAGGTGTCTTGATCTTGTAAGTTTTGtcctgaagcagaaaatgatAGACAGACAATTCTTGTCAGACTCAACCTGAATCTGCTCTTCTGGACTCTGTAGTCCTGAGTGCATTTTTCCCactcttttctctgcagaatcTGGAGATGAGGTTAACATACCAGTACATATCAGCCAGGCCTCAGTCCTCTGATGAGGATTTTGCTAAGGACACCAGTCAAGCCATGTATTTCATTTCACcctttttcctcatccttcttTGTGCTTGTGCTCTGACGCAGCGTGTTCAAATCCACCCTCTCTCCTGGAAAGTCATCCTGATGCTCTGTGATTCCCATCCaacatctgcattttcatgAAGGCCCTTACCAGACACCAGCAGCTCACATATTTTCTGTCACCTCCTTGCTCCCACAGCTACTGCGTGATGCAGTCCTGCTGGGCACTGGACTCCAGAAGAAGACCCTCATTTTCCCAACTGGTTTCCTCTCTTGCCTGTCAGCTGGTGGAGGCAGAGGGAGCAGTAAGtaaacacagaaagaagaaaaactttttttttctaactttttttttttttttttttgagacccATAGATTACAATGGTCTGAGAAAGCCTTCTGGTGTCTCTTTTTTAtagtggaacaggctgcccagggaagtggtggagtccctggaggtgttcgagaaacttatagatgtggcactgaaggacattGTTAGTCCTTCATGGGGATGGGAgggatggctggactagatgatcttcgtggtcttttccaactgtagtgattctatgattcagtggGAAGTGACAGACCTGAGCACGGCTCTCCCATGGTGCACAGGGATATCCCTCCTAGGAGGAGGAGGACTGCACCCTACCAGTGCCTGCTTCAGCACAAGAAAAGCAGTTCtctgagaaaaatacattctaaCAGAAGGTATCCTTTGTCTCCTCTTTCCGATGTCTAGGTTTAccagaacatgaagaaaaatgtttctgcatcCAAATCCAACAACAAAACTAACCCACGTGTAAGTAAGGATGAGGAATCTCTTatgtccccagctctgctccaacATGAAGACTCTTAGGTTGAGAAATGAACTGGGTTCTGGACTTGATCTCAGTATTTTCCTAAACTCCATGCATAAATGCTTCATGTCACCACTGAAAAAGAAGATGTTATTGCCTGCTGCTCTATTCACATTTCTGATGGGACAGTCCATGTCCACATTACTTTGAGAATACACAGCAATTCATTTCCACTTGAAATTGCCAGCTTTAGAAGCCtgagttttaaaatatcagCTTTAGTTTACAGGGAACTATAAAAGTGAGTGCGTACAACTGTCCTGCCCTGATTGTCTCAATTGCTGTAGTTTCCCAATAGATGCCCAGTTCAGGTGAGTTCATGTCATTGAGTACTCAGGTGAACTCCAGCCATCCAGCTCTGTACATGCTGGTGAGAGTCAAGCACTCAAAGCAAGTGATTCCTTTTACCTATATAAGCACCTACAACAGGCAGAGgggggcaggaggtgctcctCCTACTCCCTTGTCTAGAAAACCTGGATGACTGCCTCCAACTGGAAGTCTCATATACACTGAACTACAGCAAATCCTGCCCTTTGAGCTCGGTGTGTTTTAAtatcaaatacaaatattaattttaaagaatttgtcCTCTGTAACAAGTAAGGAGTGTGATACCATGCCCAGCTCCCAGAAGTAAACTTGACTGTATAAACTTGAGTGCCACAGAATGAGAACACTTCTCTTTAACTTCCTTTCAGATTCCCAGGACAATAACCAGAGACTGAGTATTCTTTTAGTGTAGCTAATAATACACATTATCGTCATGATGGGGTTTTGGGATTTGTAAACATGCATTTCACGATGTCTAACTGGATGCATTTGTCTGTACCTCGATGAACTGAGATGAGAATATCTTGGTtaactgttttgttctctttaataTCTTACAAAATGCTGACTGCAAATAGGGTTTCCAGTGTTATAAATTAATAAGTGTTTGGATAGAATATGCTGTCGTGTAAACTGAGCTGCTCTTTAATAACACtgcttgaaaataattcatgtttTAATACAACAGTTATGAATTGtatatttatagaatcatagaatcatagaatccttagagctggaagggacctttaaaggtcatctggtcaggctcccctgtaatgaacagggacttGCACAGCTCGATCATGCCGCCCACGgtctgatccagcctcgcctcGAAAGCCTCCATGGACGAGGaatccaccacatccctgggcaacctgtgccagcgtTTCACTACCTTTactataaaaagaaaggaggacGCTGGCTCCGGGAAGCAGCCCAGAGTTTCTTCTCGCGTCCCCGGCGATGGGCGCGCACCGGTGCGGGCGGCGGCGCTAGGGGGAGCTCAGGGACCGCCCTGCGCTGCTCGGGGACCGCTCCGACGGCGCCGCGGGGTGCGGGGAGCTCCGGGCGCAGCGAGCTGGTGCGGTGCCGTGCGGGCAGCCCCTCTCGCAATGAGTTCTCCTCCGAATCGGTCATCCTGTGGCTCCAGCAGCGCtcatcaaaatacaaaatcatagaatcgttcGAGCTGGGAGTGACCTTTAAGGGCCGtctagtccagctccctgcGAAGAACAGCGACACCTGCAGCTGTTCTTcgcagctccatcaggtgctcagagccccgtccagcctgaccttgagtgtcttcGGGGACGGGGCATTAGCcacgtctctgggcaacctgtgcctcaccactctcacagtaaaaaactcttcctcatatccagtctaaatctctcttttagtttgaaatcatttccccttgtcctatcacaacacaccctgctaaagaatctgtccccttctttcttacagcccccctttagataccaaAAGGTCACTcccaggtctccccagagccttctcttctccaggctgaacagcctcagctctctcagcctgtcctctcagggaggtgttccatcccttggatcatgcttgtgcccctcctctggacgtgctccaacagctccacgtctctcctgtactgaggattccacatctggacgcagtactccaggtgaggtctcaccagcacagagcagaggggaaggatcactccctcaccctgctggccatgctgctttggatgcagcccaggatacggttggctttctgggctgtgagggtgCATTGctgctcatgtccagctgccatctaC
The Numida meleagris isolate 19003 breed g44 Domestic line chromosome 1, NumMel1.0, whole genome shotgun sequence genome window above contains:
- the FLT3 gene encoding receptor-type tyrosine-protein kinase FLT3 isoform X3, whose product is MALAFEEVVSLRAVTCTLKTPPAWLGPTHWGQGQQGIASMAVCLLHLPVLVMTAMTFTSAMNQSTSEITCVLISWRDGASRTQETSVSSKISNTLEDLECHLNSQGTEKIYEPIKKVEANVFEDIELRVIMNISEIISCRWFFKEIQACEPSLDSNNQYVTSLSFSQVRETQAGKYSLSVISKNSNYTIIIPVLIRSKPGKPYFRISEKLDVIECISESYPQPSVKWTFCKTHEKSCLNKMHQENGEIDGIQKVQYELHQSELFETYIWCCAANDLGRECTSLFTIDLSERRAAPLPELLLKVGEPLLIRCRAVYRNYKFRINLSFENKEVQQSRQFGGLEYQTDLSAIRIQYMFTSVARKGDSGRYTCSSTAHPNQTALVTVLEKGFINVTDSREDFEIGDEEFCFEVNFTAYPPVKCMWLFSQKTFPCKQSYSEDGHSISSKFCNHQHRSGIYIFYAENDDTVMTKKFTLHVRRKPEVTMQLLFKQISCIADSYPASSWVWRNCPDLNSSICTEEIKEGIQNFLPERRSLGSWISSSVLDVKETAAMFSVECCASNLVGSNCKKSFINLSVAGTVSSLPDNAALCVFAGFIFLLIIFLCVLICHKYKKQFRYESQMQMIQVIGPLDNEYIYIDFREYEYDLKWEFPRENLEFEKSDTSEKDALMSELKMMTHIGSHENIVNLLGACTMSGPIYLIFEYCCYGDLLNYLRNKREKFHWTLTDVFKQHNFSFYHNICLDQNSRKGAHLKYGVNTDLYREDELKVTQTSQNINMTSGSNGIALCSEEDEIKCASRQMDEDEDFNVLTFEDLLCFSYQVAKGMEFLQSKSCIHRDLAARNILVTHGKVMKICDFGLARDVVSDSNYIVRGKVRLPVKWMAPESLFEGTYTMKSDVWSYGILLWEIFSLGVNPYPGIQVDANFYKLIKSGFKMDRPYYATKHVYCVMQSCWALDSRRRPSFSQLVSSLACQLVEAEGAVYQNMKKNVSASKSNNKTNPRVSKDEESLMSPALLQHEDS